The following proteins are co-located in the Solanum pennellii chromosome 1, SPENNV200 genome:
- the LOC107032548 gene encoding DNA replication licensing factor MCM7, which yields MNDLDFNRDKDLAKDFLSNFADSNGEAKYMNILQDVANRKTKAIEIELEDLADYKDLDEEFLRRIAENTKRYITILASAIDELMPEPTEAFPDDDHDILMTQRSEEVTENTDGSDPKQKMPPEIKRFYEVYVKASSKGRPFTIREVKASYIGQLVRISGIVTRCSDVKPLMQVAVYTCEECGFEIYQEVTARVFMPLSECPSKRCTVNKAKGNLILQLRASKFLKFQEAKIQELAEHVPKGHIPRSMTVHFRGELTRKVSPGDVVELSGIFLPMPYTGFRAMRAGLIADTYLEAMSVGHFKKKYEDYELTGDEEEQIARLAEDGDIYNKLSRSLAPEIFGHEDIKKALLLLLVGAPHRQLKDGMKIRGDLHICLMGDPGVAKSQLLKHIINVAPRGVYTTGKGSSGVGLTAAVQKDPVTNEMVLEGGALVLADMGICAIDEFDKMDDSDRTAIHEVMEQQTVSIAKAGITTSLNARTAVLAAANPAWGRYDMRRTPAENINLPPALLSRFDLLWLILDRADMDSDLEMARHVVYVHQNKESPALGFTPLEPSVIRAYISAARRLSPSVPKEIEEYIASAYSSIRQEEAKSNTPHSYTTVRTLLSILRISSALARLRFSEKVAQSDVDEALRLMQMSKFSLYSDDRQRSGLDAISDIYSILRDEAARMNRLELSYAQALNWISRKGYSEAQLKECLEEYAALNVWQIHPDSFNIRFIDA from the exons ATGAATGATCTTGACTTCAACCGCGACAAAG ATCTAGCGAAAGATTTTCTGTCAAACTTCGCTGATTCTAATGGTGAAGCCAAATACATGAACATTCTC CAAGATGTTGCTAATCGTAAAACCAAGGCTATTGAGATTGAGCTCGAAGACTTAGCTGAC TACAAGGACTTGGATGAGGAGTTTCTTCGAAGAATTGCTGAGAACACTAAACGATATATCACAATATTAGCAAGTGCGATTGATGAGCTCATGCCAGAGCCAACGGAGGCTTTTCCAGATGATGatcatgatattttgatgaCTCAGCGGTCAGAGGAAGTAACTGAGAACACTGATGGTTCTGATCCAAAACAAAAGATGCCCCCAGAGATCAAGCGGTTCTA TGAAGTGTATGTTAAAGCATCTTCAAAAGGTCGGCCCTTTACAATTAGGGAGGTCAAGGCTTCATACATTGGTCAGCTTGTCAGGATATCTGGTATTGTGACACGTTGTTCGGATGTCAAGCCACTGATGCAGGTGGCTGTATATACATGTGAAGAATGTGGATTTGAAATTTATCAG GAAGTAACTGCTAGAGTATTCATGCCTCTGTCTGAATGCCCATCCAAACGCTGCACCGTAAATAAAGCAAAAGGGAACCTCATCCTTCAACTTCGGGCATCAAAGTTTTTAAAGTTTCAAGAG GCCAAAATTCAAGAGTTGGCTGAACATGTACCCAAAGGTCACATTCCGCGATCAATGACTGTGCACTTCAGAGGAGAACTTACAAGGAAG GTCTCTCCTGGTGATGTTGTTGAACTGTCAGGCATTTTTCTACCTATGCCTTACACAGGATTTAGAGCAATGCGAGCTGGGTTAATTGCAGATACTTACTTGGAAGCAATGTCTGTTGGccatttcaagaaaaaatatgaaga TTATGAACTTACAGGAGATGAGGAAGAGCAGATTGCAAGGTTAGCTGAGGATGGAGATATATATAACAAGTTGTCTCGTTCCTTGGCTCCTGAAATTTTTGGGCATGAGGATATTAAGAAAGCTCTTCTTCTCCTTCTAGTAGGTGCTCCTCATCGACAGTTGAAGGATGGTATGAAG ATAAGAGGTGATTTACATATATGTTTGATGGGTGATCCCGGGGTAGCAAAGAGCCAGCTTCTCAAACACATAATTAATGTTGCACCCAGAGGTGTTTACACAACTGGTAAGGGTAGCAGTGGTGTTGGTCTAACTGCTGCTGTTCAGAAAGATCCAGTAACTAATGAGATGGTTCTTGAAGGCGGAGCACTG GTATTAGCAGATATGGGTATATGTGCTATTGATGAATTTGACAAGATGGACGACTCTGATAGAACAGCTATTCATGAAGTAATGGAGCAGCAGACTGTTAGTATTGCTAAGGCTGGGATCACTACATCTCTAAATGCAAGGACTGCAGTGCTTGCTGCTGCTAATCCTGCATG GGGAAGATATGATATGAGAAGGACACCAGCTGAAAATATTAATCTTCCTCCAGCTCTTCTATCAAGATTTGATCTGTTATGGCTAATCTTAGATCGAGCAGATATGGATTCCGATCTTGAAATGGCTAGACATGTTGTTTATGTGCATCAAAACAAAGAGTCTCCTGCTCTTGGGTTCACTCCACTTGAACCATCTGTGATTCG gGCTTATATATCAGCTGCAAGGAGATTGTCTCCCTCTGTACCAAAGGAAATAGAGGAGTATATTGCTAGTGCATATTCTAGTATCAGGcaagaagaagcaaaatcaaACACCCCTCACTCCTATACAACCGTCAGAACACTTCTAAGCATCTTGAGGATATCATCT GCACTAGCCAGACTGCGTTTCTCAGAAAAAGTTGCTCAGAGTGATGTGGATGAGGCGCTTCGGTTAATGCAGATGTCGAAGTTCTCCTTGTATTCAGATGATCGGCAAAGATCTGGCCTGGATGCAATATCTGACATTTATTCAATCCTTCGTGATGAGGCTGCTAGGATGAACAGGCTGGAACTAAGCTATGCCCAGGCTCTGAACTGGATTTCCAGAAAG GGATACAGTGAAGCTCAACTCAAGGAATGTTTGGAAGAATATGCAGCCTTAAATGTGTGGCAGATTCATCCTGATAGTTTTAACATCAGATTCATTGACGCATGA
- the LOC107032559 gene encoding PH-interacting protein isoform X1 encodes MDSGKCTSRNGASSSNMAHTGFLNRVYTKSLFEEEERFAEHATTKDVNIDLREVYFLIMHFLSSGPCRKTFGIFCDELLEHELLPRRYHAWYSRKGVLSGDDDDDDISFPLNYDDLMLRYPHVENDHLVKLLKQLLLNSGPPMQCGGGDAPGAADVPTLLGSGPFSLLTCERNRVNKQAQSLPSYLRWPHMPANQVHGLTLREIGGGFPKHHRAPSIRLASYAVAKPSTMVQKMQNIKKLRGHRDAVYCAIFDRSGRYVITGSDDRLVKVWSMETGLCLASCRGHEGDITDLAVSSNNALVASASNDYSIRVWRLPDGLPISVLRGHTGAVTAIAFTPKTSSVYQLLSSSDDGTCRIWDARSSQCVPRVYSPRPKDNVSVRSSGTAATNLQSSSNTSHSHQILCCAYNANGTVFVTGSSDTLARVWSACKFSPDHPEELNHEIDTLSGHENDVNYVQFSGCAVASRSSTSDSIVEDCIPKFRNSWFSHDNIVTCSRDGSAIIWTPKPRKSSHGKHGRSWGKAYHLKVPPPPMPPQPPRGGPRQRFRPTPRGVNMIVWSLDNRFVLAAIMDCRICVWNASDGSLVHSLTGHALSTYVLDVHPFNPRIAMSAGYDGKTILWDIWEGIPIRTYDIGRFKLVDGKFSQDGTSIVLSDDVGQIYLLNTGQGESQKDAKYDQFFLGDYRPLIQDAQGNVLDQETQLAPYRRNMQDLLCDASMLPYPEPYQSTYQRRRLGALGTEWRPSSIKFSVGTDGGLGLGYQVLPVADLDIIAEPLPEFVDTLFWEPDNVILNDETDSEYNMNEELSAEEEHECLRDGSSSGSVCSEEQKMRRSRKDSLRRSKRKISVSEVEAASSGRRLRKKVKDDGVGTSYRSLRTRKSRNGQKSTTKRKSTKPKSFRSHRGAAHPEIVYQQYDISSDDEDEASSEDDSLETESLECWSSDQNIASDDKLTSTPQSYPTGGAIDVPPKSTEPPINGENKRRLVLKLKIRDANKLELSKDTAAQCGEQADKPCSSQAGEEITEDNVVNLRLKEPGSSSADEIGMKLFGKYSETEHMVNDKEPKDVLNEQVDRKPSAGLDIQSLAMADNLMAEAQTNLGQTEVSSLLAGNGPGDALCFSGVAKSSSLLHSASSPSHQLQQIGVGPGANKLTTTDDNPEVNLKPRVKPTIIKIKSKKKMSRESQTHSEFNPPTDAYCGDESTSKIFSHLEQNQVPETGNGPDRFSQNSHWGVLMDDSVGRNKSHGSRSGLRSSHDICGSASNACNDHNETGSEFPHAATDAARRKRSLRFTAMSRDTAFGKDDLKIRESHVAVGSSRSTEKLTKKATGSPPLGWTSSNVFKCRSSRNAKEGSSRDENVFSSGMSSNEAVKKLNWLLLSEREEGYRYIPQLGDEVVYFRQGHQEYIEYSDSSERGPWTKNAAAVQAVEICLVKHLSYATLPGSGESCCKVTLQFIDSSSPVSGQKFKLTLPELVNFPDFLIERSRYESAMERNWSYGDKCLVWWKDESEQGGKWWVGEVVSVKAKSDQFPDSPWERCGILYEGEVEPHPQSPWELHDVDSSWEQPQLDLESKNRVLSSVTELLQSASRNQDNFGILKLKQVAVKLDFMNRFPVPLSPEIIRLRLENNYYRSLKAMKHDFSVMIANGEAYFAKNRELSLKMKRLSDWFTKKLSNL; translated from the exons ATGGATTCAGGGAAGTGTACATCTAGAAATGGTGCTTCATCATCAAATATGGCACATACAGGCTTCCTGAATAGGGTATACACAAAATCTCTCTtcgaagaagaagagagatttGCTGAACATGCCACAACAAAGGATGTAAATATTGACCTCAGAGAAGTTTATTTTCTGATTATGCATTTTTTGTCATCTGGGCCGTGCCGAAAAACGTTTGGAATATTCTGTGACGAACTTTTGGAACATGAGCTTCTGCCTAGGAGATATCATGCTTGGTATTCAAGAAAAGGTGTACTCAGTGgagatgatgatgacgatgacatTTCTTTCCCTCTAAATTATGATGATCTGATGCTAAG GTATCCTCATGTTGAAAATGATCACTTAGTAAAGTTGCTTAAACAACTGCTGCTGAATTCGGGTCCTCCTATGCAATGTGGTGGGGGAGATGCCCCTGGTGCTGCTGATGTCCCCACGCTACTTGGATCTGgacctttttctcttttgaCTT GTGAGCGAAATAGAGTCAACAAGCAAGCACAATCCCTTCCTTCATACCTCCGTTGGCCACACATGCCTGCTAATCAGGTGCATGGTCTAACTTTAAGAGAGATTGGAGGCGGTTTCCCAAAACATCATCGTGCTCCATCTATCCGTCTTGCAAGTTATGCTGTTGCAAAGCCGTCAACTATGGTCCAAAAGATGCaaaacataaagaaactaagGGGACATAGGGATGCTGTTTATTGTG CAATATTTGATCGCTCAGGAAGATATGTGATTACTGGTTCTGATGATCGCCTCGTCAAGGTTTGGTCAATGGAAACTGGATTATGCCTGGCTAGTTGCCGAGGACATGAA GGTGACATCACTGATTTAGCCGTCAGTTCAAACAATGCTTTGGTGGCATCTGCATCAAATGACTACAGCATTCGAGTT TGGCGCTTGCCAGACGGATTACCTATTTCAGTTTTGCGTGGTCACACTGGAGCTGTTACTGCCATCGCATTTACTCCAAAAACTAGCTCCGTGTATCAGCTTTTATC GTCATCAGATGATGGAACTTGTCGCATTTGGGATGCTAGGTCTTCTCAATGTGTTCCACGCGTTTACTCGCCAAGACCAAAGGATAACGTCTCAG TGAGGAGCAGTGGTACTGCAGCAACCAACCTTCAGTCCTCTAGTAATACATCACATAGCCATCAAATTTTGTGTTGTGCATACAATGCCAATGGAACTGTCTTTGTCACCGGCAGCTCTGATACTTTAGCAAGG GTCTGGAGTGCTTGTAAATTCTCCCCAGATCACCCTGAGGAGCTAAATCATGAAATAGATACATTATCTGGTCATGAAAATGATGTCAACTATGTACAGTTCAG TGGCTGTGCAGTTGCTTCACGATCTTCAACTTCTGATTCCATTGTGGAGGACTGCATTCCTAAATTTAGGAATTCTTG GTTTAGCCATGACAACATTGTCACTTGTTCCCGTGACGGAAGTGCAATTATTTGGACCCCAAAACCACGCAAGTCGTCCCAT GGAAaacatggacgttcttggggtAAGGCATATCATCTTAAAGTTCCTCCGCCACCAATGCCACCACAGCCTCCTCGAGGAGGGCCACGGCAGAGATTTCGCCCTACTCCTCGCGGTGTTAACATGATAGTGTGGAGCCTGGATAATCGCTTTGTACTGGCTGCTATCATGG ATTGCCGAATTTGTGTTTGGAATGCTAGTGATGGTAGCTTGGTGCACTCCTTGACTGGTCACGCACTGTCT ACATATGTTCTGGATGTTCATCCTTTCAACCCCAGAATCGCAATGAGTGCTGGTTATGATGGGAAAACCATCCTGTGGGAT ATATGGGAGGGGATCCCCATCCGCACATATGATATAGGTCGCTTTAAGTTGGTTGATGGAAAGTTTTCACA GGATGGAACATCAATTGTTCTTTCTGATGATGTTGggcaaatatatttattaaatacaGGCCAAGGCGAGTCTCAAAAGGATGCTAAATATGATCAG TTCTTCCTTGGGGATTACCGGCCCCTTATCCAGGATGCGCAGGGGAATGTTCTTGATCAG GAGACACAGTTAGCTCCATATCGGAGGAACATGCAAGATCTTCTTTGTGATGCAA GTATGCTTCCATATCCTGAACCATATCAGAGTACGTACCAGCGCCGCCGCCTAGGAGCTCTGGGTACCGAGTGGCGTCCTTCTTCAATTAAATTTTCTGTAGGCACAGATGGTGGTTTGGGCCTAGGATATCAGGTTTTACCAGTGGCTGACTTGGACATAATAGCTGAACCACTGCCAGAGTTTGTGGATACCCTTTTCTGGGAGCCAGATAATGTTATTCTGAATGATGAGACTGATTCAGAATATAATATGAATGAAGAGCTTTCTGCTGAAGAAGAGCATGAATGTTTAAGAGATGGCTCTTCTAGTGGTTCAGTATGTAGTGAAGAACAGAAGATGAGAAGGAGTCGGAAAGATAGCCTACGCAgatcaaaaaggaaaatatcTGTATCAGAA GTGGAAGCCGCATCATCTGGAAGGCGTCTTAGGAAGAAAGTTAAGGATGATGGTGTTGGCACTTCATATAGAAGTCTTAGAACTAGGAAATCAAGAAATGGGCAGAAATCTACCACTAAAAGGAAGTCAACTAAACCAAAGTCATTCAGATCTCACCGTGGAGCTGCACATCCTGAAATTGTATATCAGCAATATGACATTTCTTcagatgatgaagatgaagctAGCTCTGAGGATGATTCATTGGAAACTGAATCATTAGAATGTTGGTCAAGCGATCAGAATATTGCATCTGATGACAAACTGACAAGCACACCGCAGAGCTATCCAACGGGTGGAGCTATCGATGTGCCTCCTAAATCCACTGAACCTCCAATAAACGGCGAGAACAAAAGGAGATTAGTCCTGAAATTGAAAATCCGTGATGCTAATAAGCTTGAGCTATCAAAAGACACTGCAGCTCAATGTGGTGAACAAGCTGATAAGCCATGTTCTTCTCAAGCTGGTGAAGAGATAACTGAAGATAATGTGGTTAACCTAAGGTTAAAGGAGCCAGGATCATCCTCTGCAGACGAGATTGGCATGAAGCTGTTCGGGAAATACAGTGAAACAGAACATATGGTTAATGACAAGGAACCCAAAGATGTTTTAAATGAGCAAGTCGATAGAAAACCTTCTGCTGGTCTAGATATCCAAAGTCTGGCTATGGCCGATAATTTAATGGCCGAGGCCCAAACGAATCTGGGACAAACTGAAGTTAGCAGTTTGCTGGCTGGAAATGGTCCTGGAGATGCGCTGTGTTTCTCAGGAGTTGCTAAAAGTTCTTCATTATTGCACTCTGCATCGTCACCCAGTCATCAGCTGCAGCAAATAGGTGTAGGTCCTGGTGCAAACAAGTTGACTACCACTGATGACAATCCTGAAGTAAACCTCAAACCTAGAGTGAAGCCAAccataataaagataaaatcaaaaaagaaaatgtccAGGGAGTCTCAAACTCATTCTGAGTTTAATCCTCCTACAGATGCTTATTGTGGAGATGAATCAACATCTAAAATTTTTTCCCATTTGGAACAAAACCAAGTTCCAGAAACAGGTAATGGCCCTGATAGATTCAGTCAGAATTCGCATTGGGGTGTACTGATGGATGATTCTGTTGGCAGAAACAAGTCTCATGGATCTAGAAGCGGCTTACGTAGCAGTCATGATATTTGTGGAAGTGCTTCTAATGCTTGTAATGATCATAACGAAACAGGTTCTGAATTCCCTCATGCCGCGACTGATGCAGCTCGTAGAAAGAGATCCTTAAGATTTACTGCAATGTCAAGAGACACAGCATTCGGGAAAGATGACCTAAAAATAAGAGAGAGCCATGTAGCTGTAGGTTCATCAAGAAGCACAGAAAAGCTAACCAAGAAGGCTACTGGTTCTCCGCCACTAGGATGGACTTCAAGTAATGTGTTCAAGTGCCGGTCATCTAGAAACGCTAAAGAGGGTTCTTCCAGGgatgaaaatgttttttcatCTGGAATGAGCTCGAATGAGGCAGTGAAAAAACTGAATTGGTTGCTATTGTCAGAACGTGAAGAGGGTTACCGCTACATTCCTCAGCTAGGTGATGAAGTAGTGTACTTCCGACAG GGGCATCAAGAATATATAGAATATAGTGATTCATCAGAGCGTGGTCCTTGGACAAAGAATGCAGCTGCAGTCCAAGCTGTGGAAATTTGCTTAGTAAAACATCTTTCGTATGCAACTCTTCCTGGCTCTGGTGAGAGCTGCTGTAAAGTTACACTTCAATTCATAGATTCCTCATCTCCCGTCTCTGGACAGAAGTTTAAGCTTACACTGCCTGAACTAGTCAACTTCCCTGACTTTCTAATTGAGAGATCAAGGTATGAGAGTGCAATGGAGAGAAATTGGTCATATGGAGATAAGTGTCTGGTTTGGTGGAAGGATGAGAGTGAGCAAGGTGGTAAGTGGTGGGTAGGTGAGGTAGTTTCAGTGAAAGCCAAGTCTGACCAGTTTCCTGACAGTCCATGGGAAAGATGTGGTATCCTATACGAAGGTGAAGTAGAACCCCATCCTCAGAGTCCCTGGGAACTGCATGATGTAGATAGTTCATGGGAGCAACCTCAACTTgacttggaaagcaaaaatagAGTGTTGTCATCTGTCACTGAACTACTGCAGTCAGCAAGCAGAAATCAG GATAACTTTGGGATTCTAAAATTGAAACAAGTTGCTGTGAAACTGGACTTCATGAATAG GTTCCCTGTTCCTCTATCACCTGAAATAATCCGGTTAAGGTTAGAGAACAACTATTATAGAAGCTTGAAAGCAATGAAGCATGATTTCTCTGTGATGATAGCAAATGGTGAGGCTTACTTTGCCAAAAACAGGGAGCTTTCACTGAAAATGAAGCGTCTTTCAGATTGGTTTACCAagaaattatcaaatttatga
- the LOC107032559 gene encoding PH-interacting protein isoform X2: MLWWHLHQMTTAFELSSDDGTCRIWDARSSQCVPRVYSPRPKDNVSVRSSGTAATNLQSSSNTSHSHQILCCAYNANGTVFVTGSSDTLARVWSACKFSPDHPEELNHEIDTLSGHENDVNYVQFSGCAVASRSSTSDSIVEDCIPKFRNSWFSHDNIVTCSRDGSAIIWTPKPRKSSHGKHGRSWGKAYHLKVPPPPMPPQPPRGGPRQRFRPTPRGVNMIVWSLDNRFVLAAIMDCRICVWNASDGSLVHSLTGHALSTYVLDVHPFNPRIAMSAGYDGKTILWDIWEGIPIRTYDIGRFKLVDGKFSQDGTSIVLSDDVGQIYLLNTGQGESQKDAKYDQFFLGDYRPLIQDAQGNVLDQETQLAPYRRNMQDLLCDASMLPYPEPYQSTYQRRRLGALGTEWRPSSIKFSVGTDGGLGLGYQVLPVADLDIIAEPLPEFVDTLFWEPDNVILNDETDSEYNMNEELSAEEEHECLRDGSSSGSVCSEEQKMRRSRKDSLRRSKRKISVSEVEAASSGRRLRKKVKDDGVGTSYRSLRTRKSRNGQKSTTKRKSTKPKSFRSHRGAAHPEIVYQQYDISSDDEDEASSEDDSLETESLECWSSDQNIASDDKLTSTPQSYPTGGAIDVPPKSTEPPINGENKRRLVLKLKIRDANKLELSKDTAAQCGEQADKPCSSQAGEEITEDNVVNLRLKEPGSSSADEIGMKLFGKYSETEHMVNDKEPKDVLNEQVDRKPSAGLDIQSLAMADNLMAEAQTNLGQTEVSSLLAGNGPGDALCFSGVAKSSSLLHSASSPSHQLQQIGVGPGANKLTTTDDNPEVNLKPRVKPTIIKIKSKKKMSRESQTHSEFNPPTDAYCGDESTSKIFSHLEQNQVPETGNGPDRFSQNSHWGVLMDDSVGRNKSHGSRSGLRSSHDICGSASNACNDHNETGSEFPHAATDAARRKRSLRFTAMSRDTAFGKDDLKIRESHVAVGSSRSTEKLTKKATGSPPLGWTSSNVFKCRSSRNAKEGSSRDENVFSSGMSSNEAVKKLNWLLLSEREEGYRYIPQLGDEVVYFRQGHQEYIEYSDSSERGPWTKNAAAVQAVEICLVKHLSYATLPGSGESCCKVTLQFIDSSSPVSGQKFKLTLPELVNFPDFLIERSRYESAMERNWSYGDKCLVWWKDESEQGGKWWVGEVVSVKAKSDQFPDSPWERCGILYEGEVEPHPQSPWELHDVDSSWEQPQLDLESKNRVLSSVTELLQSASRNQDNFGILKLKQVAVKLDFMNRFPVPLSPEIIRLRLENNYYRSLKAMKHDFSVMIANGEAYFAKNRELSLKMKRLSDWFTKKLSNL, from the exons ATGCTTTGGTGGCATCTGCATCAAATGACTACAGCATTCGAGTT GTCATCAGATGATGGAACTTGTCGCATTTGGGATGCTAGGTCTTCTCAATGTGTTCCACGCGTTTACTCGCCAAGACCAAAGGATAACGTCTCAG TGAGGAGCAGTGGTACTGCAGCAACCAACCTTCAGTCCTCTAGTAATACATCACATAGCCATCAAATTTTGTGTTGTGCATACAATGCCAATGGAACTGTCTTTGTCACCGGCAGCTCTGATACTTTAGCAAGG GTCTGGAGTGCTTGTAAATTCTCCCCAGATCACCCTGAGGAGCTAAATCATGAAATAGATACATTATCTGGTCATGAAAATGATGTCAACTATGTACAGTTCAG TGGCTGTGCAGTTGCTTCACGATCTTCAACTTCTGATTCCATTGTGGAGGACTGCATTCCTAAATTTAGGAATTCTTG GTTTAGCCATGACAACATTGTCACTTGTTCCCGTGACGGAAGTGCAATTATTTGGACCCCAAAACCACGCAAGTCGTCCCAT GGAAaacatggacgttcttggggtAAGGCATATCATCTTAAAGTTCCTCCGCCACCAATGCCACCACAGCCTCCTCGAGGAGGGCCACGGCAGAGATTTCGCCCTACTCCTCGCGGTGTTAACATGATAGTGTGGAGCCTGGATAATCGCTTTGTACTGGCTGCTATCATGG ATTGCCGAATTTGTGTTTGGAATGCTAGTGATGGTAGCTTGGTGCACTCCTTGACTGGTCACGCACTGTCT ACATATGTTCTGGATGTTCATCCTTTCAACCCCAGAATCGCAATGAGTGCTGGTTATGATGGGAAAACCATCCTGTGGGAT ATATGGGAGGGGATCCCCATCCGCACATATGATATAGGTCGCTTTAAGTTGGTTGATGGAAAGTTTTCACA GGATGGAACATCAATTGTTCTTTCTGATGATGTTGggcaaatatatttattaaatacaGGCCAAGGCGAGTCTCAAAAGGATGCTAAATATGATCAG TTCTTCCTTGGGGATTACCGGCCCCTTATCCAGGATGCGCAGGGGAATGTTCTTGATCAG GAGACACAGTTAGCTCCATATCGGAGGAACATGCAAGATCTTCTTTGTGATGCAA GTATGCTTCCATATCCTGAACCATATCAGAGTACGTACCAGCGCCGCCGCCTAGGAGCTCTGGGTACCGAGTGGCGTCCTTCTTCAATTAAATTTTCTGTAGGCACAGATGGTGGTTTGGGCCTAGGATATCAGGTTTTACCAGTGGCTGACTTGGACATAATAGCTGAACCACTGCCAGAGTTTGTGGATACCCTTTTCTGGGAGCCAGATAATGTTATTCTGAATGATGAGACTGATTCAGAATATAATATGAATGAAGAGCTTTCTGCTGAAGAAGAGCATGAATGTTTAAGAGATGGCTCTTCTAGTGGTTCAGTATGTAGTGAAGAACAGAAGATGAGAAGGAGTCGGAAAGATAGCCTACGCAgatcaaaaaggaaaatatcTGTATCAGAA GTGGAAGCCGCATCATCTGGAAGGCGTCTTAGGAAGAAAGTTAAGGATGATGGTGTTGGCACTTCATATAGAAGTCTTAGAACTAGGAAATCAAGAAATGGGCAGAAATCTACCACTAAAAGGAAGTCAACTAAACCAAAGTCATTCAGATCTCACCGTGGAGCTGCACATCCTGAAATTGTATATCAGCAATATGACATTTCTTcagatgatgaagatgaagctAGCTCTGAGGATGATTCATTGGAAACTGAATCATTAGAATGTTGGTCAAGCGATCAGAATATTGCATCTGATGACAAACTGACAAGCACACCGCAGAGCTATCCAACGGGTGGAGCTATCGATGTGCCTCCTAAATCCACTGAACCTCCAATAAACGGCGAGAACAAAAGGAGATTAGTCCTGAAATTGAAAATCCGTGATGCTAATAAGCTTGAGCTATCAAAAGACACTGCAGCTCAATGTGGTGAACAAGCTGATAAGCCATGTTCTTCTCAAGCTGGTGAAGAGATAACTGAAGATAATGTGGTTAACCTAAGGTTAAAGGAGCCAGGATCATCCTCTGCAGACGAGATTGGCATGAAGCTGTTCGGGAAATACAGTGAAACAGAACATATGGTTAATGACAAGGAACCCAAAGATGTTTTAAATGAGCAAGTCGATAGAAAACCTTCTGCTGGTCTAGATATCCAAAGTCTGGCTATGGCCGATAATTTAATGGCCGAGGCCCAAACGAATCTGGGACAAACTGAAGTTAGCAGTTTGCTGGCTGGAAATGGTCCTGGAGATGCGCTGTGTTTCTCAGGAGTTGCTAAAAGTTCTTCATTATTGCACTCTGCATCGTCACCCAGTCATCAGCTGCAGCAAATAGGTGTAGGTCCTGGTGCAAACAAGTTGACTACCACTGATGACAATCCTGAAGTAAACCTCAAACCTAGAGTGAAGCCAAccataataaagataaaatcaaaaaagaaaatgtccAGGGAGTCTCAAACTCATTCTGAGTTTAATCCTCCTACAGATGCTTATTGTGGAGATGAATCAACATCTAAAATTTTTTCCCATTTGGAACAAAACCAAGTTCCAGAAACAGGTAATGGCCCTGATAGATTCAGTCAGAATTCGCATTGGGGTGTACTGATGGATGATTCTGTTGGCAGAAACAAGTCTCATGGATCTAGAAGCGGCTTACGTAGCAGTCATGATATTTGTGGAAGTGCTTCTAATGCTTGTAATGATCATAACGAAACAGGTTCTGAATTCCCTCATGCCGCGACTGATGCAGCTCGTAGAAAGAGATCCTTAAGATTTACTGCAATGTCAAGAGACACAGCATTCGGGAAAGATGACCTAAAAATAAGAGAGAGCCATGTAGCTGTAGGTTCATCAAGAAGCACAGAAAAGCTAACCAAGAAGGCTACTGGTTCTCCGCCACTAGGATGGACTTCAAGTAATGTGTTCAAGTGCCGGTCATCTAGAAACGCTAAAGAGGGTTCTTCCAGGgatgaaaatgttttttcatCTGGAATGAGCTCGAATGAGGCAGTGAAAAAACTGAATTGGTTGCTATTGTCAGAACGTGAAGAGGGTTACCGCTACATTCCTCAGCTAGGTGATGAAGTAGTGTACTTCCGACAG GGGCATCAAGAATATATAGAATATAGTGATTCATCAGAGCGTGGTCCTTGGACAAAGAATGCAGCTGCAGTCCAAGCTGTGGAAATTTGCTTAGTAAAACATCTTTCGTATGCAACTCTTCCTGGCTCTGGTGAGAGCTGCTGTAAAGTTACACTTCAATTCATAGATTCCTCATCTCCCGTCTCTGGACAGAAGTTTAAGCTTACACTGCCTGAACTAGTCAACTTCCCTGACTTTCTAATTGAGAGATCAAGGTATGAGAGTGCAATGGAGAGAAATTGGTCATATGGAGATAAGTGTCTGGTTTGGTGGAAGGATGAGAGTGAGCAAGGTGGTAAGTGGTGGGTAGGTGAGGTAGTTTCAGTGAAAGCCAAGTCTGACCAGTTTCCTGACAGTCCATGGGAAAGATGTGGTATCCTATACGAAGGTGAAGTAGAACCCCATCCTCAGAGTCCCTGGGAACTGCATGATGTAGATAGTTCATGGGAGCAACCTCAACTTgacttggaaagcaaaaatagAGTGTTGTCATCTGTCACTGAACTACTGCAGTCAGCAAGCAGAAATCAG GATAACTTTGGGATTCTAAAATTGAAACAAGTTGCTGTGAAACTGGACTTCATGAATAG GTTCCCTGTTCCTCTATCACCTGAAATAATCCGGTTAAGGTTAGAGAACAACTATTATAGAAGCTTGAAAGCAATGAAGCATGATTTCTCTGTGATGATAGCAAATGGTGAGGCTTACTTTGCCAAAAACAGGGAGCTTTCACTGAAAATGAAGCGTCTTTCAGATTGGTTTACCAagaaattatcaaatttatga